A section of the Flavobacterium ardleyense genome encodes:
- a CDS encoding cytochrome C oxidase subunit IV family protein has product MTHEYVSNTKRIWIVFAILSVLTIVEVALGIEKPAVLFMNTVLGMNLLNWIFIILTIVKAYYIVWAFMHMEGEKSSLRWAVVSTLCFLIVYLFFILLVEADYIFGVYRDSTIKWNF; this is encoded by the coding sequence ATGACACACGAATACGTATCAAATACTAAAAGAATCTGGATTGTTTTTGCAATTCTATCTGTATTAACAATTGTAGAAGTAGCATTAGGAATCGAAAAACCTGCCGTGCTATTTATGAATACTGTTTTAGGTATGAACCTCCTGAATTGGATTTTCATTATCCTAACCATCGTAAAAGCTTATTACATTGTTTGGGCGTTTATGCACATGGAAGGTGAAAAGTCTAGTCTTCGATGGGCTGTTGTAAGCACGCTTTGCTTCTTGATTGTGTATTTATTCTTCATCTTACTTGTTGAAGCAGATTATATCTTTGGGGTTTATAGAGATTCCACTATTAAGTGGAACTTTTAA
- the tsaB gene encoding tRNA (adenosine(37)-N6)-threonylcarbamoyltransferase complex dimerization subunit type 1 TsaB codes for MTYILNIETSTKNCSVSIAQNGNTIALREIASEGYSHAEKLHVFIEETLEEAKITYKELAAVAIGSGPGSYTGLRIGVSAAKGLCYALEIPLISIESLRILAQKVTVADGLIIPMLDARRMEVYCCIFDHELNIIEKTSAKILDENSFEDINGTITIVGDCQEKCLSVLKADRFKFLAKFQYPSAAEMGLLSFAKYETQQFEDVSYFEPFYLKDFLVTVAKPKV; via the coding sequence ATGACTTACATATTAAATATTGAAACATCTACCAAAAATTGTTCTGTTTCGATTGCTCAAAATGGAAATACAATTGCTTTACGCGAAATTGCTAGCGAAGGGTATTCACACGCAGAAAAATTACACGTTTTTATAGAAGAGACTTTAGAGGAGGCGAAAATCACATATAAAGAATTAGCCGCAGTAGCCATTGGAAGTGGTCCGGGCTCATATACAGGATTGCGGATTGGAGTTTCGGCAGCCAAAGGTCTGTGTTACGCATTAGAAATTCCATTAATTTCTATAGAATCACTAAGGATTCTGGCTCAGAAAGTTACTGTAGCAGATGGTTTGATTATTCCGATGCTCGATGCAAGACGCATGGAGGTTTATTGCTGCATATTTGACCACGAGCTAAATATTATCGAAAAAACTTCAGCCAAAATTCTGGACGAAAATTCTTTTGAAGATATTAATGGCACCATAACTATTGTAGGTGATTGTCAGGAAAAATGCCTGTCAGTGCTAAAAGCAGACCGGTTTAAGTTTTTAGCTAAGTTTCAATATCCTTCCGCTGCAGAAATGGGTTTATTAAGTTTTGCAAAATATGAAACGCAACAATTTGAAGACGTCTCATATTTTGAACCCTTTTATTTAAAAGACTTTTTGGTAACCGTTGCTAAGCCAAAAGTGTAG
- a CDS encoding cytochrome c oxidase subunit 3 produces MDMTMTLDEHNARKARSSKLILAFAMISMTMMFAGLTSAFVVSKSRADWLTDFQLPTAFYASTAVILFCSLTFHLAKKAILKNNWSQTTVYLLATLLLGVSFVILQFVGFGEIIDAGHYFTGSESSITTTFLYVVTVTHLAHLAGGLISLLIIIYNHFKHKYNSKQTLGIELGAMYWHFLDFLWIYLFLFLYFFK; encoded by the coding sequence ATGGATATGACAATGACTCTAGATGAACACAATGCGAGAAAAGCGCGTTCGTCCAAATTGATTCTGGCCTTTGCCATGATTAGTATGACTATGATGTTTGCAGGACTTACCAGCGCATTTGTGGTAAGTAAATCACGAGCAGACTGGTTGACAGATTTTCAACTTCCAACTGCGTTTTATGCTAGTACTGCGGTAATTTTATTTTGTAGTCTTACCTTTCATTTAGCAAAAAAAGCAATTCTAAAAAATAATTGGTCCCAAACTACTGTATATTTATTGGCTACTCTTTTACTAGGTGTGTCATTTGTAATTTTGCAGTTTGTAGGCTTTGGTGAGATCATCGATGCGGGTCATTATTTCACCGGAAGTGAAAGTTCAATAACAACTACATTTCTCTATGTTGTGACCGTAACGCACCTTGCTCACCTTGCTGGAGGCTTAATTTCACTACTTATTATTATTTATAATCATTTTAAACATAAATACAATTCAAAGCAAACTCTTGGTATAGAGCTAGGTGCAATGTACTGGCACTTTCTCGACTTCCTTTGGATCTATTTGTTTTTGTTTTTATATTTCTTTAAATAA
- a CDS encoding DUF4403 family protein — protein sequence MRSTLYILCVFVFSLSLNSCGTTGTAINALRPTQETAPSVYESTTSFINLPIKIRVQDIENQINQSLNGLIYEDSNIEDDDISMKVWKQMPIKLKSLNGKIQILLPLKAEVQYRIGTEALGIKMYDVRKYTFNGTVTLLSEIALTNWQMRTKTEFQSLDFNESPTVLIAGKNIPITYIIKPAISLFRNDIVKSLDESITKSMDFKANVLDALEKVATPFEMDAVYESWLRIVPIELYTTEAVLQKDLVNLEMGLKCNIQTYIGKKPATVFDKNAIVLKPVKKMPNSTTANIAAVSTYKDASRVLTKNFAGQEFGSGGKKVIVKNVEIWHKDKKLIIALTMDGSIKGQIYLSGYPQFNAQTNEIFFDQLDYVLDTKSQLARTANWLASGYILEKIRENCRYSIAANLEDAKTTMKGFMSGYKPMPGVVVNGDLRSFEFEKLQLTNSAIIAFLKVQGRLDISIDGLE from the coding sequence ATGCGCAGTACACTTTATATATTATGTGTTTTTGTTTTTTCGCTTTCGCTAAATTCATGCGGAACGACGGGGACTGCAATTAATGCACTTCGCCCTACCCAAGAAACTGCGCCTTCTGTTTATGAAAGCACCACTTCCTTTATTAATCTACCTATTAAAATCAGAGTTCAAGATATCGAAAACCAGATTAATCAATCTTTAAACGGGCTAATTTACGAAGATTCTAATATTGAAGATGACGATATCTCGATGAAAGTTTGGAAACAGATGCCAATAAAGCTCAAAAGTCTTAATGGCAAAATTCAGATTCTTCTGCCGCTTAAAGCCGAAGTTCAATATCGAATTGGCACCGAAGCATTGGGAATAAAAATGTACGATGTGCGAAAGTATACATTTAATGGAACAGTGACATTACTAAGTGAAATTGCTCTGACCAATTGGCAAATGCGTACGAAGACCGAGTTTCAGTCTTTGGATTTTAATGAAAGTCCGACGGTATTGATAGCTGGAAAAAATATTCCGATTACGTATATTATTAAACCTGCAATAAGTCTATTCCGAAATGATATCGTAAAGAGTTTGGACGAAAGTATTACCAAGTCAATGGATTTTAAAGCGAATGTTTTGGATGCATTAGAAAAAGTGGCAACTCCATTTGAAATGGATGCTGTTTACGAAAGTTGGCTTCGAATTGTACCTATCGAACTTTACACCACCGAAGCCGTTTTGCAAAAAGATTTGGTAAATCTTGAGATGGGACTCAAATGTAACATTCAGACTTATATCGGCAAAAAACCAGCAACTGTTTTTGACAAAAATGCCATTGTTCTGAAACCGGTCAAGAAAATGCCAAATTCTACAACCGCAAATATAGCTGCAGTTTCTACTTACAAAGATGCTTCAAGAGTTTTGACTAAGAATTTCGCGGGTCAGGAATTTGGAAGCGGCGGAAAAAAAGTGATCGTAAAAAACGTTGAAATTTGGCACAAAGACAAAAAGCTGATCATTGCACTTACGATGGACGGAAGCATAAAAGGACAGATTTATCTTTCGGGTTATCCACAATTTAATGCTCAGACCAACGAGATATTTTTTGACCAACTAGATTATGTTTTGGATACCAAAAGTCAGTTGGCACGAACTGCAAATTGGTTGGCTTCAGGCTATATTTTGGAGAAAATTCGAGAAAACTGTCGCTACTCTATTGCGGCAAATCTTGAAGATGCAAAAACCACGATGAAGGGATTTATGAGTGGCTACAAACCAATGCCCGGAGTTGTGGTAAATGGAGATCTCAGAAGTTTCGAATTTGAAAAATTACAGCTTACTAATTCAGCAATTATTGCATTCCTAAAAGTTCAGGGAAGACTTGATATTAGTATTGATGGACTGGAGTAA
- a CDS encoding TolC family protein: MILIFAQSSLQAQEKKWTLDECVRYALQNNISIKQTALDTDLAMINKRGAFGSFLPRIGANASHSWNVGLNQNITTGLLENQTTQFTAAGVNIGLNLYKGLQNQNELRRSNLSILAAQYQLSKIQDDVSLNVANAFLQILFNKENLKVQKEQLSLNGLQLERTNALVEAGSVARADLLDMEATVAGTEQNVVAAENALLISRLSLAQLLQLDDFKNFDIADRDYEATESEIMLQTPEAIITKAKEVRMEVKIAKTNQEIAQKDVQIAKGGLQPALQAFYALNTRAAYADRIVGIDNNGAPIYESPLGLLDQFDQNKGHSFGLQLDIPILNGFTARNNVARAKVGLERSKIALSQEELNLERNVYTAYTDADGARNAFEAAKIALAARAGAFEFAKEKYEVGLMNALDYNQAQTLYVNSQSDLLRTKYDYIFKIKLVELYFGIPITKI; this comes from the coding sequence TTGATACTCATATTTGCACAATCATCCTTGCAGGCGCAGGAAAAGAAATGGACCTTGGACGAATGTGTTCGGTATGCATTGCAAAACAATATTTCGATCAAGCAAACTGCCTTAGATACAGATCTTGCGATGATTAATAAACGTGGTGCCTTTGGAAGTTTTTTGCCACGAATCGGAGCAAATGCATCTCACTCTTGGAATGTTGGTCTTAACCAAAATATTACCACGGGACTGCTCGAAAATCAAACAACACAATTTACCGCTGCAGGAGTAAACATTGGTTTAAATCTTTATAAAGGACTACAAAACCAGAACGAACTTCGACGCAGCAATCTTTCAATTCTTGCAGCTCAATATCAATTGTCAAAAATCCAAGATGACGTATCACTCAATGTGGCAAACGCGTTTTTGCAAATTCTTTTCAATAAAGAAAATTTGAAAGTTCAAAAGGAACAGCTTTCGCTAAATGGATTGCAGCTTGAAAGAACAAATGCGCTTGTTGAAGCCGGATCTGTTGCTAGAGCCGATTTGCTTGATATGGAAGCTACAGTTGCGGGCACTGAACAAAATGTAGTTGCGGCTGAAAATGCATTGCTAATTTCGAGATTAAGCCTTGCACAGTTGCTACAATTAGATGATTTTAAAAATTTTGATATTGCTGATAGAGATTACGAAGCAACCGAAAGTGAAATTATGTTGCAAACTCCCGAGGCCATTATTACAAAAGCCAAAGAAGTTAGGATGGAAGTAAAAATTGCGAAGACAAATCAGGAAATTGCGCAAAAAGATGTTCAGATTGCCAAAGGTGGATTGCAACCGGCGTTGCAAGCTTTCTACGCATTAAATACTAGAGCAGCTTATGCTGACAGAATTGTTGGCATTGACAATAATGGTGCTCCAATCTACGAAAGCCCGTTGGGACTTTTAGATCAATTTGACCAAAATAAAGGTCATTCTTTTGGATTGCAATTAGATATTCCGATTTTGAATGGCTTTACGGCTAGAAATAATGTCGCCCGGGCGAAAGTAGGTTTAGAGCGGTCAAAAATTGCACTTTCTCAAGAAGAACTAAATCTTGAGCGCAATGTATACACCGCTTATACTGATGCCGATGGTGCTCGAAACGCGTTTGAAGCTGCGAAGATTGCTTTGGCTGCAAGGGCAGGAGCTTTTGAATTTGCCAAAGAAAAATACGAAGTAGGATTAATGAATGCATTAGATTACAATCAAGCACAAACGCTATATGTAAATTCGCAATCAGACTTACTTCGCACCAAATACGATTATATTTTTAAAATTAAACTTGTAGAACTTTACTTCGGAATTCCGATTACCAAAATTTAA
- the cyoE gene encoding heme o synthase: MNSALQSSVNTFSIKALFLDFKEITKAGLAISVLFSSIAGYFLGFDSENPFQWSVLIMLIIGGYCMVGASNAFNQVIEKDIDKLMDRTKDRPVPSGRMSSTVALVLASILTIIGIVLLYLINPKTAMFGAISIFLYTSLYTPLKTITPLSVFVGAFPGAIPFMLGWVAATGEFGIEAGTLFLIQFFWQFPHFWAIGWMLFADYEKAKIFMLPTGKRDTSTALQIILYTVWLIVASLLPALGYTGKFYITPVSAVLVLLLGLWMLFYSVKLYKIRTPKAARTLMLVSVLYITLLQLIYIADKFLR; this comes from the coding sequence ATGAATTCTGCATTGCAATCTTCTGTAAATACATTTTCCATAAAAGCTCTTTTTCTTGATTTTAAAGAAATCACCAAAGCAGGACTTGCTATAAGCGTTTTGTTTTCTTCGATTGCTGGTTATTTTTTGGGCTTTGATAGCGAAAATCCCTTTCAGTGGTCAGTTCTTATCATGTTAATTATCGGAGGCTACTGCATGGTTGGAGCATCAAATGCCTTTAATCAAGTCATCGAAAAAGATATTGACAAATTAATGGACAGAACAAAGGATCGTCCCGTTCCTTCTGGCCGTATGTCATCAACTGTTGCGCTAGTCTTGGCCAGTATTCTAACCATAATTGGTATTGTATTACTTTATTTGATAAATCCTAAAACAGCAATGTTTGGTGCGATTTCAATATTCTTATACACAAGTTTGTATACGCCACTTAAAACCATTACGCCTCTTTCTGTATTTGTTGGTGCCTTTCCAGGTGCTATTCCATTTATGTTAGGGTGGGTTGCGGCAACTGGCGAATTTGGAATCGAAGCAGGAACACTGTTTTTAATTCAGTTTTTTTGGCAGTTTCCACACTTTTGGGCGATTGGTTGGATGTTGTTTGCCGATTATGAGAAAGCAAAAATATTTATGTTGCCTACTGGTAAGCGAGATACTTCAACAGCGTTGCAAATTATATTATACACTGTATGGTTGATAGTGGCATCGTTATTACCTGCTTTAGGCTATACAGGTAAGTTTTACATTACGCCAGTTTCGGCAGTTTTAGTGCTTCTTTTAGGCTTATGGATGCTTTTTTATAGTGTCAAATTATATAAAATCCGAACACCCAAAGCAGCAAGAACATTAATGCTTGTAAGCGTTTTGTACATTACGCTATTGCAATTAATTTATATTGCTGACAAATTCTTAAGATAA
- a CDS encoding efflux RND transporter periplasmic adaptor subunit has translation MSKKSIYYIIGVLVVLIIVALVLKKTGVIGNKDEGIEVEVAKVEPITIIETVSATGKIQPEIEVKISSEVSGEIIALPVKEGQTVKKGDLLVKINPDLYTSSLNRTVAGLSGTKAGLTQADAQLKEAKSNYDRNKKLFDKGIISRSEWEKIASAYDVAKASKQSAYYNVQSASATVSEAKDNLGRTTIYSPADGTISMLAVELGERVLGTQQMTGTEILRVANLNNMEVEVDVNENDIVKISIGDSTNVEVDAYLKKKFKGVVTSISNSANATLTADQVTNFKVKVRILKESYQDLTVGKPDSYSPFRPGMTATVDIITTRKEQILGVPIGAIVIKSDTLATEKPKDDELAVKSKSDKKYECVFVKVGDKAELRVVKSGIQDDSNIEISKGLKAGDQIIVGPYTTVTKDLNPGDKVKVADKIEAVKSKK, from the coding sequence ATGTCGAAAAAATCAATTTATTATATTATTGGTGTACTTGTAGTTCTGATTATCGTGGCATTAGTCTTAAAAAAGACGGGTGTTATCGGAAATAAAGATGAAGGAATTGAGGTAGAGGTTGCCAAGGTTGAGCCGATTACAATTATTGAAACCGTATCTGCAACAGGGAAAATTCAGCCAGAAATTGAGGTAAAAATCTCTTCAGAAGTGTCCGGCGAAATTATTGCATTACCTGTAAAAGAAGGTCAGACCGTGAAAAAAGGAGATCTTCTCGTAAAGATTAATCCAGATTTATATACTTCTAGTCTTAATAGAACAGTTGCAGGATTAAGTGGTACAAAAGCGGGTCTTACGCAGGCTGATGCACAGCTTAAAGAAGCAAAATCAAATTACGATCGCAACAAGAAACTTTTTGACAAAGGAATTATCTCGCGCTCGGAGTGGGAAAAAATTGCATCTGCTTATGATGTAGCGAAGGCTTCAAAGCAGTCTGCATATTACAATGTACAATCGGCTTCGGCAACAGTAAGCGAGGCGAAAGACAATCTTGGTCGAACCACAATCTACTCGCCGGCAGACGGAACAATCTCTATGTTGGCGGTTGAACTTGGTGAGCGTGTTTTAGGAACGCAGCAAATGACAGGAACTGAAATTTTGCGGGTTGCCAATCTCAATAATATGGAAGTTGAAGTAGATGTTAACGAAAACGATATTGTAAAAATCAGCATCGGCGATTCTACAAATGTGGAAGTTGACGCTTATCTAAAAAAGAAATTTAAAGGGGTTGTCACAAGTATTTCAAATTCGGCAAATGCAACTTTAACTGCAGATCAAGTAACAAATTTTAAAGTTAAAGTTAGAATTCTTAAAGAATCATATCAAGATTTAACCGTAGGCAAGCCAGATAGTTATTCGCCATTTAGACCTGGAATGACCGCGACTGTCGATATTATTACTACTAGAAAAGAGCAGATTTTAGGTGTTCCAATTGGTGCCATTGTAATAAAATCTGACACTTTAGCTACAGAAAAACCTAAAGATGATGAACTAGCAGTAAAGTCTAAATCTGACAAGAAATACGAATGCGTATTTGTGAAAGTTGGCGATAAGGCTGAATTAAGAGTTGTTAAATCTGGAATCCAAGATGATTCAAATATCGAAATTAGCAAAGGTCTAAAGGCCGGAGATCAAATAATAGTTGGGCCTTATACCACAGTGACCAAAGATTTAAATCCTGGAGATAAGGTAAAAGTTGCAGACAAGATTGAAGCTGTCAAAAGTAAAAAATAG
- a CDS encoding SCO family protein, with protein MKNKSYIGISFIILLFGIWAVPNIVERIKTGTVVKGDRLNKVDASDKLDEKLVVIGPVPKFILTDQNNKTISNTDYLNKVYVLEFFFTKCPTICIKMNENMLDIEKTFFGNPNFGVASITIDPKNDTPEVLKEHADFLGITSSHWHMLTGDKDYIYDLANKGFNLYAGEDKADKTNFEHSGMFALIDKKGNIRCRRDNQGNPILYYDGLDAQGINDIKKDIKLLLNE; from the coding sequence ATGAAAAATAAATCCTATATAGGAATTTCTTTTATCATTTTACTTTTCGGAATTTGGGCTGTGCCTAATATTGTCGAAAGAATCAAAACTGGAACCGTAGTTAAGGGAGATAGACTTAATAAAGTGGATGCGTCAGACAAATTGGACGAAAAACTTGTAGTTATAGGACCTGTGCCAAAATTCATTCTTACCGATCAAAATAACAAAACTATCAGTAATACTGATTATCTGAATAAAGTCTACGTTTTGGAGTTTTTCTTCACTAAGTGTCCTACGATTTGCATCAAAATGAATGAGAATATGCTTGACATCGAAAAGACGTTCTTTGGCAACCCTAATTTTGGTGTTGCTTCTATTACAATCGACCCAAAAAATGATACTCCAGAAGTACTCAAAGAACATGCTGATTTTTTGGGAATAACATCTAGCCATTGGCACATGCTAACGGGAGATAAAGACTATATCTACGATCTAGCAAATAAGGGTTTTAATCTATATGCAGGAGAAGATAAGGCTGATAAAACTAATTTTGAACATTCTGGAATGTTTGCCTTAATTGATAAAAAAGGAAACATTCGCTGTCGTAGAGACAATCAAGGAAATCCAATCTTATATTACGATGGTCTTGATGCCCAGGGTATAAATGATATTAAAAAAGATATTAAATTGTTGCTAAATGAATAA
- a CDS encoding cytochrome c oxidase subunit 3 has protein sequence MEAITTVNSKNKTWGGGNEPMGASYGKLMMWFFIVSDALTFSGFLAAYGFSRFKFIDTWPIADDVFTHFPFLHGISAPMYYVALMTFILIFSSVTMVLAVDAGHQMNKAKVTLYMFLTILGGLIFVGSQAWEWKNFINGGLGAVETHGGSLLQFVDKTGKRVALADFAVTLEGQKEQLSRNEGTWFMSSASMSDYSMAEIQAGFKANPDLLIRTETTFHGTEANLKDARLEQSLNKVKHKEVLTRAESEKMLAKGLHVVEGANLIRNEYGNKLFGDFFFFITGFHGFHVITGILINIIIFFNVLVGTYEKRGSYEMVEKVGLYWHFVDLVWVFVFTFFYLV, from the coding sequence ATGGAAGCGATTACTACTGTAAATAGCAAAAACAAAACTTGGGGCGGCGGAAATGAGCCGATGGGAGCCAGTTATGGTAAATTAATGATGTGGTTTTTTATCGTATCGGATGCCTTAACCTTTTCAGGATTCTTAGCAGCTTATGGCTTCTCTAGATTCAAATTTATCGACACTTGGCCTATTGCCGATGATGTCTTTACCCACTTTCCGTTCTTGCACGGAATTTCAGCGCCAATGTACTATGTGGCACTGATGACTTTTATCCTAATCTTCTCGTCAGTTACTATGGTATTGGCGGTAGATGCAGGTCATCAAATGAACAAAGCAAAAGTAACATTGTATATGTTTCTTACTATTTTGGGAGGTTTGATATTCGTAGGTTCACAAGCTTGGGAATGGAAAAACTTTATCAATGGCGGATTAGGTGCGGTTGAAACTCACGGAGGGTCTTTGTTGCAATTTGTTGATAAAACTGGTAAAAGGGTTGCGTTGGCAGACTTTGCAGTAACATTAGAGGGGCAAAAAGAACAGTTGTCAAGAAACGAAGGGACATGGTTTATGTCATCAGCTTCAATGTCGGACTATTCTATGGCAGAGATTCAGGCTGGTTTTAAAGCAAATCCTGATTTACTAATTCGAACAGAAACAACTTTTCATGGTACCGAAGCAAATTTAAAAGATGCTAGACTAGAGCAGTCGCTAAATAAAGTTAAGCACAAAGAAGTGCTAACTCGTGCTGAATCTGAAAAGATGCTTGCCAAAGGCTTGCACGTTGTAGAAGGTGCAAATCTTATACGCAACGAATACGGAAATAAATTGTTTGGAGATTTTTTCTTCTTTATTACTGGATTTCACGGATTCCACGTAATTACAGGAATCCTTATTAATATTATCATCTTTTTCAATGTACTAGTGGGTACATATGAAAAAAGAGGAAGCTATGAGATGGTAGAGAAAGTTGGTCTTTACTGGCACTTTGTCGACTTGGTTTGGGTATTTGTATTTACATTCTTCTACCTAGTTTAA
- a CDS encoding mechanosensitive ion channel family protein, whose product MIEPVIVQNVDTYFERFITIIVDYSPRLISAFLILFVGLYVIRFVNRFVRKLMVARHYDITLSQFLADILLWAMRILLFVSFISKLGVESTSFVAILGAMGLAIGLALQGSLSNFAGGVLIILFKPFRIGDFIEAQGVSGEVKEIEILYTKLRTTNNQTIFVPNGVLSNGTITNYSLENTRRADLKISVSYDTNLQEVKDIVAGILQSNPHVLEDPAPGIVISEMTESAIIMAIRPWAEREHFWTMVSDVLQDCKTQFDEKGIEMQPYVKELSKRVDKKITE is encoded by the coding sequence ATGATTGAACCAGTAATTGTACAAAACGTTGATACCTATTTTGAAAGATTTATAACTATAATTGTCGATTATAGTCCACGACTTATTTCGGCATTCTTAATTTTATTTGTCGGACTTTATGTAATTCGATTTGTGAATAGATTTGTCCGCAAATTGATGGTCGCACGTCATTACGACATTACACTATCTCAGTTTCTCGCCGATATTTTGCTTTGGGCAATGCGTATTTTACTATTTGTGAGTTTTATATCAAAGCTTGGAGTAGAAAGCACCTCGTTTGTTGCAATATTAGGAGCGATGGGACTTGCTATTGGATTAGCACTTCAAGGGAGTTTATCCAACTTTGCGGGTGGTGTACTTATTATATTATTTAAACCTTTTAGAATTGGAGACTTCATCGAAGCGCAAGGTGTTTCTGGCGAAGTGAAAGAGATTGAAATTTTGTATACCAAACTTCGTACGACCAACAATCAGACGATTTTTGTACCTAATGGCGTGCTTTCAAACGGAACAATCACCAACTATTCTCTGGAAAACACGAGAAGAGCTGACCTGAAAATATCGGTTTCCTATGACACTAATTTACAAGAAGTTAAAGACATAGTTGCTGGGATTTTGCAAAGTAATCCACACGTTTTAGAGGATCCAGCACCCGGAATTGTAATATCCGAAATGACTGAATCTGCCATTATTATGGCAATAAGACCATGGGCAGAACGCGAACATTTTTGGACAATGGTATCTGATGTGTTGCAAGACTGCAAAACACAATTTGATGAAAAAGGAATCGAAATGCAGCCTTACGTGAAGGAACTTAGCAAAAGAGTGGATAAGAAAATAACCGAGTAA
- a CDS encoding DUF420 domain-containing protein — MNNQDSPINEKLYNRWIIVLSIVIPLVVALLFSVNLQKLGYDVEPLSFLPPIYATINGFTAILLIAAFWAVKNGKLKLHENLMKTAIGCSVLFLLMYVAYHMTSIETKYGGEGTLKYVYFFILITHIVLSIAVIPLVLISFVRALSKRFDKHRKIARITFPIWLYVAVTGVVVYLMISPYYQN; from the coding sequence ATGAATAATCAAGATTCCCCAATTAATGAGAAGTTGTACAATAGATGGATTATCGTTCTGTCAATTGTAATTCCGTTGGTTGTAGCTTTGCTGTTTTCTGTCAACCTACAAAAATTAGGTTATGATGTGGAGCCCTTATCATTTCTTCCTCCAATATATGCTACTATAAATGGGTTCACCGCTATATTGCTAATAGCAGCTTTCTGGGCGGTAAAAAATGGAAAGCTAAAGTTGCACGAAAATTTGATGAAAACGGCGATAGGGTGCTCGGTTTTGTTTCTACTGATGTATGTTGCTTACCACATGACTTCAATCGAAACTAAATACGGAGGAGAAGGGACTTTAAAGTATGTTTACTTCTTTATCCTGATCACCCACATCGTTCTCTCTATCGCGGTAATTCCGTTAGTGCTTATTTCATTTGTAAGAGCACTTTCAAAAAGATTTGATAAGCATAGAAAAATTGCGAGAATCACTTTTCCTATTTGGCTTTATGTTGCCGTAACAGGAGTTGTAGTGTACTTGATGATTTCTCCATATTACCAAAATTAA